The Rhodamnia argentea isolate NSW1041297 chromosome 10, ASM2092103v1, whole genome shotgun sequence sequence TGAATCGGAACGAAGCTTTTGCGGAAGCGGATTTTGATGGGAGGTAATCGGCAGCCCTTGCAGCTAATGTTCTATGCGCCTCATACAGTCAATGGTAGGAATGTCATGAAGCCCCCTGAAGAGTTTATGGATGAGGGTGTCACGAAATGGAGTACCGGTCTTGCTCGACGGGTTTTTGGTAACGGACCGAGTCTTAATATGATGAAGTCAATTGTTAATCGTCTCTGGGCGCGAGATGGTGCGGTTCATGTTCTTCAATCAATCAGCTTCTGCAAGAATTCTCTTCATATCATCAATCAGCTTCTGCATCTGCTCCCTCGAATGCAGGGGAGAAGGGTACACGCATGCGCAGTCCAGCTCTCCGTCACGTATGGTGTCGAAGATCGCGATGGACGGGCCGACACCGTGGACGGAGGCGCACCCGATGTAGTCTCCCACTCCGATCTCCTCGTACAGCGTGCTCGACTTGTCGACAACGGTGTCCTCGAACACAGAAACGAAGGCTGTTCTGAGGGACGAAGACACGGTGAGGCCCGGGTTATCGATGGCCTTGCACATGAGGAAGTTGAGGTCGGCCATATCGGTGAAATGCTTGTTCCAGCTCTTGGCGTTCGCGAAGGCCGTGTAGGTTCTCTTTGCAAGGTCCCACAGCTTTTCGCTTCCGCATACATCGTGCGTGTTGAGGATTGCCGAGTGATAGAACCCTGAATTGAGTTCGAACAGAGCATCAGCAATTTTTCGGGTCAGAGATGAACAGTGATGACTTACTACACACATAGATGTGGAGAGATTAGCTTGTGCTAATAGCTTCTAATGATGCAGCTTGAGCAGAGCAAAGTCCAGGACTCCATCTTTGCCTAAAGTATAGAAAAGAGAACTAAAGATGCCAATTGGTTGCAGACCATGTAAGACCCAAGTGAGTAGTTTCGCCCACCTTGGACAGACAAAAGGTACTTAAAAAGTTTTCAGCTGAGAAGAACAGACAGATTAGTCTTACCAGGCTGTTGAACAGAAAGAGGTGGGTCGAGATACGGACGGCAGTTGACAAGGGTGACGACAGCATACTTCTCCCATTTGTTATCGGCGGGTTGCTTAGAGGCATGTGCCGCGATCAGGGCGGCCGCCGCCAAAGCGCCACACAGTTCGATCTCTCTCGACTTGCATCCCTGCAGGTGCTTCACAACTTAGTATGTTTGGGCGATGAATCAGACGAAGTCACTCATCAAGCATCACCAGAATCTGCTCTCGGGACATTTATGGACAGCAACACGTTTCCTACTCCAGCAATAGGTTTCAAGAACACACATTTCTAGCATCCAAGACAAACATTTCGGGCAACCTGAGAATCCTAGTACAGAATGCCCACCGATTCTCCTATATGCATTACATACACAACACACATCCTGTAACAAGGATGAGTGGCTATTGATCTCTATCGATAACAGCTTTGTCTACGCTAATAGCTCGAACCTGAACAATGGAACGACGGAGTTTTTCCTTTCCCCGTAATAACTACTCGAAATTCTCTAACCTAATGGTCATGATTCAGCCATTTAACGCGTGTCGAACACCTAAAACAAGCACTCGAAGCATTCTAATCCTTCAAGTTGCTCCGGCCCATATCTGGAGTGAAGAATTGACGAACATACAGACTCCAACCGGATCACGAGAGATCGTATGATCAACTTACGCGTGGCCCGGTCGGTCGGCGATTGTATTGGTCGGAAGGTGATTAGCGACAATGCAGCATTATCCTACACCATACGGTCACTGATACGAATTCCAAACAATCACCGACCACTACTcgtattcatttttttcccttcttccaaCCGGCGCCACTCCATGATAAGAATTCTCCCGAACACGTTAACAATTTCTTTGTATTAAAGAATTGCTACgagtgttttttctttttggtcggaaaattgCTACGAGTATTGAGTTTGTCAAATTTAGTGTTTTCTTCCATCCCTGCCTCGATCGACATTACTACTTATATCTCTAGTTTAAGGAAATGAGGTCAATACGACCGCGAAATTAGACGCGAAATTCGAAGTTTTCCGTTCGATCGAAACTCACCGCGACAAGCTTCTGAGTGTCCTCTCtgttcatcttcaacctcaccATCTGAGAACACCTCGGCGGCTCCGCCTCCACGAATTCCAAGTTCGCGAGCCTGAACGAGTTCAGCGAGTACCCCAGCATGTCCATCCCACGCGCCCAGAACGGCTTGTTCGCCTTCCCGCTCGGAATCAGCTCCTCCATCCCCAGAttagcctcctcctcctcctccccattTCGCCCCTCCGCCCCTCCCCCCGTCGCCAGAAGCAGCTCTCGGAGCagcgccgccgccgtcgcccggTCGCACGCGGCCGTGTGGAGCCGGAGGCCCAGAGCCCACCGGTCCTCGCTCAGGTGGTACAGACTCGCGTGGAACACGTCGGCGCCGGAGTCGCGCCATGCGTTCCGGCTCATCTCGTGCTCGAGGATGCGGTGAAACGGCGTCGTCCTAGCGGCGTCCGCAccgtcgccatcgccatcgtTCAAGATGCGGGACGTGGCTGAGAGATCGAAGGGTGCGATCTCGAGGTGTGGGGACGAGGGGATGACGAAGGAGAAGGTGTTGGCGACGGGGTCGAAGTGCATCCTGGAGCGCAGGATGGGGTGGATCTTTTGGAGGTTGTGGAGGGCATTTCGGAGAAGGGATAGGTCCGGGGGCTTGGCGAGGAGGAGGGCGAGGACGGTGATGCCGGTGCCGCCGGGGACGGCCCTGCACCAGCTGTACTCGGTGCCGCCCACGGGCCGGGTCGCGGGCTCCGGCAGCGGTTCGTTGGGGCTTTGGTCAGACATCATCGGCGAGAGTAAAAGCAAGAGAATCGGATTCCGGAACAGCAAATGGGACTGAGCTTCGCACTTCCGCCGAAGCAAACACGATTTCTTCGTCTTGAATTAAAACTTGGGGTCACATGTGACATGGTCAGAACGGACGGTGCGGTGGCGTCACAATTCAATCGGTTGCTTCTCTTATGTAGGACTCCTTTGTCCTTTTGTTCACGTAAGTCCAAGAACATCGATTGATGGGTCGAGAGAGTTGCGTACGGGAGTTTTCGGTGGAAAATATCGGAGGAATTACACTTTTACCGCCGTTCAACTGAGCGACGGATGAATTTGATCTCatagataaaatgaaataataaacCTGCCTCTAAGCTCGCATCTGGCCACAGCAACCGCAGAAAAGAAACAGAGGAGTCTCGTTTTGGCGCCTGAACCAACTTCTAAGCGAAGCTGAATTAGGAAGGCAGACCCGTTTTGCATTTGATGTTTAAACGTAAAGGCCGCTGTTTTCTTCTTGCACCGGACAATGGAAAGCTTCGTTTTCACTCGACTTCATTGGCTCGTTCAGCCCCGGAGACTCTCCCTCACTCTCGTGACCATCGAGCAACGTTGCTGGATCCCTGTACGCGTTTACAGTCTGAAGATGCAAACTTTTTTGCCCCCAAGTTTTGTGTTTTGTCTCTACTGAGCTGTAAGGGCGTTTCCACAATCAGACAAGTTCACACGCTCATCGCCGTCACTGGAATGCTCCATAATCTGTATGTAGTGAATAAGCTCCTTTATATGTATTCTTACCATGGAGCTCTAAAAGATGCGTATGCCCTGTTTGGTGCAATGACAGAGAGAGACCCAGTTTCGTGGAGTGTGATGGTTGGTGGGTTCGCTAAAGTTGGCGACTCTTCCAGGTGTTATGGGACTTTTAGGGAACTCATTCGATCTGGAGCTCAACCTGACAACTACACGATGCCTATGGTGACAAGGGCTTGTAGAGATACTTCAGACTTGCAAATGGGCCGAGTGGTCCAAAGTGTTGCGTGGAAAAATGGGTTGAGTTTGGATCGGTTCGTGTGTGGAGCACTGGTAGAAATGTATGCAAGGTGTGGAGTGATTGAGGACGCGAGGCAGTTGTTCGCTGAAATGCCGGACAAAGACCTCGTGACGTGGACTGTCATGATTGGCGCGCTTGCAGAGTCTGGGGATGCTGACGAATCACTGGACTTATTTGATCGGATGAGACGTGAAGGAATTGTTCCCGATAAAGTTGCTATGGTAAATGTTGTTCATGCCTGTGCCAAGTTCGGTGCTTTGCATAAGGCTAGAGAAGTCCACAACTATATACGCATGAGAAGTATAACTCTCAATGTGGTATTGGAGACTGCTATGATTGATATGTATGCAAAGTGTGGCTGTCTAGGTTCTGCAAGGGAAATTTTTGAGACTATGAAGGAAAAGAATGTTATCTCGTGGAGTGCCATGATCGCGGCTTATGGGTATCATGGGCAAGGAAGGAAAGCTCTTGACTTGTTTCCGATGATGTTAAGTAGTGGGATATTGCCGAACAAGATCACTTTTGTTTCGTTGCTGTATGCATGTAGCCATGCAGGTTTAGTTGAGGATGGTCTTCGAGTTTTCTCTTTGATGCAAAATGATTATGGTGTAGAACCAGATGTGCAGCATTATACGTCAATGGTTGATCTCTTAGGCCGTGCTGGGAGATTTGATGAGGCCCTGAAATTGATGGACCATATGAGAGTGGAGAAGGATCAAGGTTTGTGGGGAGCTCTTCTTGGCGCATGTAGGAAACACAGGAACGTAGACTTGGCAGAAAGAACGGCAAAGTCCCTGCTTGAGTTGAAATCAAATAATCCGGGGCATTATGTTTTGCTCTCAAACATATATGCAAATGCTGGTAGATGGGAAGACATGGCCAATATTAGGGACCTCATGACCAAACGCAGATTGAAAAAGGTTCCCGGTTGGACTTGGATTGAAATGGCCAACAAGGTTTATCGGTTTGCTGTTGGAGATAATAATCATCCACGTTCTGAGGAGATTTACTTGTTCCTGAAGAACTTGTTTGAAAAATTGGAGTTGGCTGGTTATGTCCCTGATACAGATTTTGTACTGCATGACGTTGACGAAGAAGGTAAGGTAGGAATTTTATCAACACACAGTGAGAAACTGGCAATTGCATTTGGGCTTCTCGCAACTCCTGAGGGTACTTGTATCAGAATCTCAAAAAATCTGAGGGTCTGTGGGGACTGTCACACATTTATTAAGTTTGTATCAGCAGTCACTAAGAGGGCAATCGTCGTCCGAGATGCAAACCGGTTTCATCACTTCAAGGAAGGTGCTTGTTCTTGTGGAGATTACTGGTAGCTGTTCTTTTGACTTTCAGGACATTTGTGACCTAGTCTCCTTGGATGCTGATTCATTcccagaaaaaaaagagaggtaaCAGAAATCAGAGGAAAAGATTCCTTGAAAAGCATTTAAGTTCATTGCTTGCGTAGCATAATAGAAGTGAAGTTGTGAAAAtactgttttttatttttttggccagaaGTGAAAATACTGTTGGTCAGTTCTAGTAAGCATTTAAATTCGTTCTGTAGCATAATTAGAAGCGACGTTGTCAAAGTGCTGTTAGAAATCGATATCTTGTGAGGATTCAGGTACCATGCTAACTGCTAATGTCCTGTTTTTATAATGTATTGCAGAGCCACTGCTTAGGATTCAAATTGCTGGGCAGATGGGTTCTCATGGCACTGACATACAAGTTCTCTAGCTAGGTTGACCTTCATGTTGATATTCCTCACAAGAATTGCTAGAATCTCAATTGGTGAGATTGCTCGCTTGGAAAAGAAGCTTTAGTCAAGCTTAAACAACAACAGCTCGGGGACGTTCAGGTAGCAATTATCATTTTCTGCCCAAAATACATATGAACTTGGTAATAGAGCACCTGT is a genomic window containing:
- the LOC115753916 gene encoding uncharacterized protein LOC115753916 produces the protein MLKLRRKCEAQSHLLFRNPILLLLLSPMMSDQSPNEPLPEPATRPVGGTEYSWCRAVPGGTGITVLALLLAKPPDLSLLRNALHNLQKIHPILRSRMHFDPVANTFSFVIPSSPHLEIAPFDLSATSRILNDGDGDGADAARTTPFHRILEHEMSRNAWRDSGADVFHASLYHLSEDRWALGLRLHTAACDRATAAALLRELLLATGGGAEGRNGEEEEEANLGMEELIPSGKANKPFWARGMDMLGYSLNSFRLANLEFVEAEPPRCSQMVRLKMNREDTQKLVAGCKSREIELCGALAAAALIAAHASKQPADNKWEKYAVVTLVNCRPYLDPPLSVQQPGFYHSAILNTHDVCGSEKLWDLAKRTYTAFANAKSWNKHFTDMADLNFLMCKAIDNPGLTVSSSLRTAFVSVFEDTVVDKSSTLYEEIGVGDYIGCASVHGVGPSIAIFDTIRDGELDCACVYPSPLHSREQMQKLIDDMKRILAEAD
- the LOC115753914 gene encoding pentatricopeptide repeat-containing protein At2g33760-like, whose product is MFKRKGRCFLLAPDNGKLRFHSTSLARSAPETLPHSRDHRATLLDPCTRLQSEDANFFAPKFCVLSLLSCKGVSTIRQVHTLIAVTGMLHNLYVVNKLLYMYSYHGALKDAYALFGAMTERDPVSWSVMVGGFAKVGDSSRCYGTFRELIRSGAQPDNYTMPMVTRACRDTSDLQMGRVVQSVAWKNGLSLDRFVCGALVEMYARCGVIEDARQLFAEMPDKDLVTWTVMIGALAESGDADESLDLFDRMRREGIVPDKVAMVNVVHACAKFGALHKAREVHNYIRMRSITLNVVLETAMIDMYAKCGCLGSAREIFETMKEKNVISWSAMIAAYGYHGQGRKALDLFPMMLSSGILPNKITFVSLLYACSHAGLVEDGLRVFSLMQNDYGVEPDVQHYTSMVDLLGRAGRFDEALKLMDHMRVEKDQGLWGALLGACRKHRNVDLAERTAKSLLELKSNNPGHYVLLSNIYANAGRWEDMANIRDLMTKRRLKKVPGWTWIEMANKVYRFAVGDNNHPRSEEIYLFLKNLFEKLELAGYVPDTDFVLHDVDEEGKVGILSTHSEKLAIAFGLLATPEGTCIRISKNLRVCGDCHTFIKFVSAVTKRAIVVRDANRFHHFKEGACSCGDYW